In Malus sylvestris chromosome 15, drMalSylv7.2, whole genome shotgun sequence, a single genomic region encodes these proteins:
- the LOC126605914 gene encoding probable calcium-binding protein CML29: MAQPSSLSAETETLSQVLGLVETFRAFDSDNDGKITAAELGGILGSLGYNPSEEDVRAMMQQGDTNNDGFLSIEEFLEMNTKNMEFGGLENVLKNAFEALEVDGDEVVTAEELYEVMGDDLGFELTLEDCQGIIASIDIDGDGAVSYDDFKLIVNSL, translated from the coding sequence ATGGCTCAGCCCAGCTCTCTCTCAGCAGAAACTGAGACACTGAGCCAAGTCCTCGGCCTAGTAGAAACATTCAGAGCTTTTGATTCAGACAATGATGGGAAAATTACTGCTGCAGAGCTTGGTGGGATTTTAGGGTCACTTGGGTACAACCCTAGTGAAGAAGATGTGAGGGCAATGATGCAGCAAGGGGACACGAACAACGACGGTTTCCTAAGCATCGAGGAGTTTTTGGAGATGAACACGAAGAACATGGAATTCGGAGGGCTTGAAAATGTTCTTAAGAATGCTTTTGAAGCGTTGGAGGTCGATGGGGATGAGGTTGTGACTGCAGAAGAGCTTTATGAGGTTATGGGAGATGACTTGGGGTTTGAGCTGACACTTGAGGATTGCCAGGGGATTATTGCTTCAATTGATATAGATGGGGATGGGGCAGTTAGCTATGATGACTTCAAACTTATAGTCAACTCACTCTGA